The following DNA comes from Chitinophaga nivalis.
TCCTGAAATACATAATCCACTGCGATTCTGCCTTTCAGCTTAGGTTCAAAGATTTCTTTAAAGTCGGCTTCAAAATTCCTGCGGATAATGAATACGATTTTTCCAAAACCAGCTTTGATTGCATCGTAAATAGAATAATCAATGATGGTTTCGCCGCTGGGACCAAATTGCTGTATTTGCTTTAAACTCCCGTACCGGCTGGCCATTCCGGCCGCCAAAATCAATAAAGTAGGTTGCATTTTGTCTATGTTAGTTTATAATTTCCAATTAAATCGCTAAAAGTACCGGCGTTAAATTTAATCATTAAAAGCATTTTTAACGCTTTTACCCTTATCGGCGTGCGGTTTCGAGTGATCAAAGCTGACTAATGGCAGAACGACTGGTCTTTTTTTGCCGGAGCAAAATAAGTATTAATAATCAAATATCTTATGCCTTTTTATAGTGAAGGGGCGATACAGTCAGGGCCTAAACAATATAGCAGGACATTTACTTTAAAGCGGGATAGCCGGCAGAATACCACGTGGCACACACTTTCCCCGTTTTTGCCTGCAGTTTGTATATAACGTTTACGCTTACCCTAACCGGCTTTATTTCCAGTCTGCCCCCGTAATATTCAAGCGATCAATATATATTAAAATAAATAATATTATTTATTTCCCTGCCATTTTCTGGCATCTCCCGGCTTTATACTACAGCAGATAGTGCTCACCCATAATACGCCTTATCTGCGTAAATTAACCCGGCTTCTCATCAGTGCCAGGTTACCAGATAAGCATATGATTATTTCCTGTCAGGATAGCTGTAGTAATCCCCCAACAAGGATATGCTGTTTTAAAAAAGATAGTATGCATATCATTATAATAAAACATACAACAGACAATGATATACCACACACGTGTTCATCACACAATAGGTGTTCATCTGTATGTCAAGAACTATGGCAATAAATCTGATTTATATTTTTTATTGTCAATCACACACTAAAAATATTTACTTGTATTTTATCTTAACGATTTACTTTTTTCTATTAATTTATGAGTAGACAATAACGATTATTTCAACACCTGTTGCAACCCTATCTCACATCCGCTCCTGATGAATAATGGCAGCCTGTCTCTCCTATTGCCATCAGGGAAAATCACACCATAGCTCCGCCCACATCCGGCTGATAAAAAACAAAGCGCCCGCAAGCGGATAAATACCACTATGATTAGTGATAAAAGTATTGGTTTTATTTCCTCATTACCGTTATTTTCACACTTTCTTTTTACAGCGAATATTTAAAGATTAATTAAACGGAACGATGAAAAGATTATTAGTGCTGGGAGCCTGTATTACACAGCTGTACGCAACCTCGTATGCGCAAAAACCAACCTTTCCTGAGAACAAAGAAAAAATGCAGTGGTTTGCGGATGCCAAACTGGGCATCTTTATTCACTGGGGTATCTATTCTGTAAAAGGCATAGATGAATCCTGGTCTTTCCACAACAAAAAAATCGCTTACCCGGATTATATGCAGCAGCTGAAAGGCTTTACTGCCAGCAACTACGATCCGCAGGCGTGGGCAGATCTGATCAAAGCTTCCGGCGCCCGCTATGCCGTGATGACCACCAAACATCACGATGGCGTTGCCCTGTGGAATACCAGCTTTGGTAAACTCGACGTTGTAAAAAGCACACCCGCCAAAAAAGATGTGCTCACCCCGTTATATGCCGCATTACGGAAAGACAGCATCAAATGCGGTGCTTACTTTTCATTGATCGACTGGAGTTATAAAGATTATCCGCAGTTTCTGAAAGACAGCAGCCGGTACGATATCAAAGCACAACCCGCCAGGTGGCAGCGTTTCCTCGATTATTACGAAGGACAGATGAAAGAAGTCATGACGAAATTCAATCCTGACTTATGGTGGTTCGATGGCGACTGGGAACATTCCGCCCAAGAATGGGAAGCGCCTAAAATGCGTAACATGCTGACAACACATAACCCGAACACCATTATCAATGGCCGCTTACAAGGTTATGGCGACTACGATACACCGGAACAAAACTTCCCGGTAACCCGCCCACATGCCAAATGGTGGGAACTGTGCATGACTGTCAACGACAACTGGGGCTGGCAGCCACAGGACACCAACTGGAAAACACCTTTTGAAGTGATCTCTATTTTCGTGGATGCCGTAAGCAATGGCGGGAACCTCCTGCTGGACATAGGTCCTAAAGCAGATGGCACCATTCCGGCAGAACAGGTAACCGTACTGCAGGAACTGGGCGCCTGGAACCAGCGCAACGGGGAAGGTATTTTCAATACCATCGGTGGTATCCCGCAGGGACACTTCTATGGCCCTACCACACTCTCTAAAGACTCTACCACCTTATACCTGTTCCTCCCTGGTAAAACCAGCGGCCAGGTCGTGATCAAAGGTCTGGATAATAAAATCACATCTATCAGCACCCTGGGCACCGGTACGCCGCTTTCCCACAAAATTGTGGGTAAAATTTCCTGGAGCCCTGTACCCGGACTGGTATACATCCAGGTACCGGAAAATGTGCAGGATAAATACGTGACCGTACTGAAGGTAAAACTGGATAAACCGGTAAAACTGTACAGAGGTAAAGGCGGTTACCTGACCAATGACAACGAATAAATAACAGCGCTGACCCACCCGGGATCAGGCTTTCCCATAGCACGCATTTTCGTGGAGAAACAGCCGGCAACGGCACTCCCCGAAAATGCGTGTTGCGTTATCCGTATTTCGTAATTTTCCTGCATGTTATTTTCCTATCAACAGATTACACTGGATACTTTTCATACCTCCTGGCTGCCGGAAGGCCTGGAAGCCGCCCTATTGCGGCTGGACCAGCTGCATCCTGCCATCTCCGGCAACAAGTGGTTTAAGCTGAAATACAACCTGGCAGCGGCGAAAGCAGCCGGAGCCACCCGTATCGTGACTTTCGGAGGCGCCTACTCCAATCATATTGCTGCTACCGCCGTCGCCTGTAAAATGGCCGGCTTTGCCGCCACGGGCATTATCCGGGGCGAACAGCCGGCTATACCCGGCCATACCCTGCAACAGGCCGCCGCTCATGGAATGGAGCTGGTATTTGTAAGCCGGGAAGACTATAAAAACAAGTATGATCCTTCCCAGTGGTATTATCACCAGGCGGATACCCTGGTGATCCCGGAAGGCGGCCATAATGCAGCCGGTGCACAGGGCTGTGAAGAAATACTGACCATTCACCCCACTGCCGGCTATACGCATATTTTATGTGCGGCGGGTACCGGTACTACCCTCGCCGGGCTCATTAACCAGGCAGCGCCTTCCCAGCAGGTCATCGGTATTCCTGTGCTCAAGGGCGCGCAGTTCCTGGAAAAGGACATCAGCGACCTGCTGCGGCCGGATCATACCGCCCAATGGCGCCTGTTATATGATCATCACGGCGGCGGATATGCTAAAATATCTCCGGGCCTTATAGATTTTATCAATACTTTTTACCAGGAAACCGGCATTCCCACAGATATTATTTATACCGGAAAACTGCTGCTGGCATTCCGTGAACTGGTGCAGCAGGGCTACTTCCCGGATAACAGCCGGGTACTGCTCATCCATACCGGCGGCCTGCAGGGTAACCTATCTCTTGCACCGGGTACGCTGGCCTTTTAAAAACTGTTCTTTATATTTGAACGGTAGTGTATTTTTGCCAACTTAAAGCGCTTGGAATTATTAGTATGAAGCAGGTAGTACCTATTTGTATAGGCATCGGAATTTTTTTATTGACAGCATTGACCGGTAAGGCTCAGGAATATACGCCACCTGTATTGCCCGATTTCACGGCCACCATTAAAACCGGTAAAATCCAGCTGGACTGGATCTCGGGATTTATGCAGGTAAGAGAAATCGGCGTGCAGCGATCCCTCGACAGTGTGCTGAACTTTAACACCATCGGATACGCGAGTTATCCTACCCAAACCCGGAATGCTTACCTGGATAATAAACCGTTGCCAGGTACCAACTACTATCGTTTATTCATCGTATTTACCAACGGCCGGTTTCTCTACAGTAAAACAGTACTGGCGCTGTCTGACAGCACTATCCGGGCTGACCAGAAGCTGCAGTATGCCGATATTAAAGATGCAGCCAAAGGGCTGAGAGGTAAAGAAGAAGAAAACAAAGAGCCGGAAAGAATTGTGTGGCGGCCCTCCAACTATGTTTACACCACGGCAGACGGGAACATTAATATCAAAGTACCGGATGCCCTCCAGAAAAAATATTCCGTGAAGTTTTACGAGTCAAACGGGACTTTCCTGTTTGACATTGACCACCTGAAAGGCCCTTCCCTGATCCTGGAGAAGGCCGTATTCCTGCATGCCGGCTGGTTCAACTTTGAACTGTATGAAGAAGGCAAGCTGAAAGAAAAATGGAACTTCTTTATTCCGCTTAATTACAAAATGTAATACAACCCAAAGGCCCCGGTACATACCGGGGCCTTTGGGTTAATATCGTTGGGATACGTATTTAAATCATCTCCGCATCAAATACCTCGGCAAAATGCTTGCTCAGCCGGGCTTTGACTTCTTCCACCGGCACCTCGCGGCCTACTTCCAGGTTCAGGGAAGCCACCTTTTTATCGGCAATACCACAAGGGATAATATTGGAAAAATAATCCATCGGTGTATTGACGTTCAGCGCAAAGCCATGCATGGTTACCCAACGGCTGCAACGCACGCCCATCGCACATATCTTACGGGCGGCCAATTTATTGTGCGGGTCCAGCCACACGCCGGTTTCGCCCTGGGAACGGTCGCCGGTAACGCCATAATCCGCCAGGGTGCGGATGATGACTTCTTCCAGACAACGCAGGTATTTACCGATATCTGTAAAAAAATTTTCGAGATCCAGAATAGGATAGCCTACAATCTGGCCCGGGCCATGAAAAGTTATGTCCCCGCCGCGGTTCGTGGGCACAAAGCCAATACCGCGGGCGGCCAGTTCCTGCTCATCCAGTAACAGATTTTCCATATGCCCGCTTTTACCCAGGGTATATACGGGCGGATGCTCGCAAAACAATAAGTAATTGGTAGTGGGCTTCGGGTGTTGGCCGACGGCCTGTGATTTCAGCTGTACATTTTCCCGGAGGAGCTGTTCCTGGTAATCCCATGCCTGCTGGTAATCTATAATACCCAGGTCTTTTACGACTATCTGCTGCTTATTCATCTTACTTTCGGATTGAAGAAAACGCCAGGCGGGCTGCTTTTTGTTTTCAGCGCACAAAGATACGTACCTTTGCAAAAATTTATATTAATGGCTGAAGAATTGCTGGAACTGGAAGATGAGCTGGAAAACGGTGATGGCAGTGAGGAATTGTATGAAAAAATCAATATGGTTGTAGATAAAGGGCAGGAGCCTATCCGTATTGATAAATTCCTTACCTACCGTATTGAAGGTGCCACCCGCAATAAAATACAACAGGCGCTCGATGGCGAGCTGGTTATTGTTAACGATAAACCCGTTAAGGCCAACTACAAGATCAAGCCGCAGGACAAAATCGTTGTGTATTCCAACAGAAATCCGGAAAGCACCGAAATAATACCGCAGGAATTACCCCTGAATATTGTGTATGAAGATGAAGATGTAATGATCATCGATAAACCTGCCGGCCTGGTAGTACACCCGGGCTGTGGTAACCGGGATGGTACCCTGGTGAATGGTTTATCGTGGTATCTGGGCGATAAAACACAAGCTACCGAACCGGAAATTCCCCGTTTCGGCCTGGTGCACCGGATCGATAAAAATACCAGCGGCCTGTTGGTCATTGCCAAATCAGACAAGGCGATGAATGACCTGGCCAAACAGTTTTTTGACCACACAGTACACCGTCGGTATATTGCCCTGACCTGGGGAAATTTTGAAGAAGACGAAGGTACGGTTATCGCACATGTGGGCCGCCATCAGCGGTTACGCAAAATCATGGATGCCTATCCCGACGGAGAATATGGTAAAGAAGCCATTACCCATTACCGGGTGCTGGAACGCTTTAACTATGTATCCCTGGTAGAATGCCGGCTGGAAACAGGCCGCACGCACCAGATCCGCGTACATATGCAACACATCGGCCACTCCCTTTTCAATGATGAAACCTATGGTGGTAACCGCATTGTAAAAGGTACCATCTATACCAAATACAAACAGTTTGTGGAAAACTGCTTTGATATCATGCCGCGCCATGCCCTGCATGCGCAGCAGCTGGGCTTTATACACCCACGCACCCGGCAGCAGATGTACTTCGAAAGTCCTATGCCAGCCGATTTCACCAGCGTGCTGGAAAAATGGAGAAGATATGTAGCCGCCAGACCACTGGATGTAGAATAATCTTTCCTGCGATAAAAGTATTACGCATAGGTCCCAAAGCGGTATGTCACCACCAACGGACCTATGCGTAATTTTTTTGACATAAATTTATTATAAATAATCTATATATTTAACCTATCTTAGTGCTCATTACCATGTCAATCAATGAGCGACCTTTTCCAACTAAAATCCCTGCGTATACTCCAATTGATGTCAGCCATACTGCTGTGCTGTGCGATGTTTTTTACCGCCAGCGCCGGGGGCCGTGCGACTGCTTTCACGCCTTCTTCCACCTGCGTCAATGACACCATTTATTTTTCGATTCCTGCTCCTGCCGGTATTGATTCTGTAAAATGGTATTTTGGAGATCCGTTATCTGCCGAAAAAGACTCTTCCAAAAAAATCTACCCCTATCATATTTATACGCAAACCGGCACCTACACCATCCGGCTGGTAGCCTGGCGTAACGGGAAACCCGATACGACGATACAGGATATCGCTATTGTATCACCAGTGTTATATGATCTGGGCCCACAGGACATCACCCTGTGTGAAGGCAATACCATGACGCTGGAAGCCCCTGTCATACCCGGGGCCACCTATCTCTGGCAGGATAACTCCACCGGCAGCAGCATCCTGGTAGATACCGCTTCTACCTATAAAGTAAAAATCAACGGCTGCCTCCTGCGGGATTCTGTCAACGTATTTTATACCCCTATTCCCGTCATAGACCTGGGCCCCGACCTGGTGCTGTGTACCGGAGAACATATTGCCCTGGATGCTACCGCTCAAAACTGTACCTATCAGTGGAATACCGGCAACACCTCACCCACCCAGGACGTGACCACTTCCGGTACTTACCACGTCAACGTATATCCGAAAGGATGTGCACCTATCACCGATGAAGTGACCATTACCTTTACCGGCAGCCCCCTGCCCTTTACACTGGGACCTGATACGCTGTTATGCCCCGGAGAATCCATTACCCTGGCCCCCAAAGCGCCGGGCGCCACTAAATGGACCTGGAGCACAGGCGCTACTAAACCGAGTGTAACCATCCGATCGGAAGGTAATGTGTGGGCACTGGTAGAAATCAATCATACCTGCAGTGTGGTAGATACCGTTTTTGTGAATTATAACCGCCTGAAAAAATTAAACCTGGGCAATGATACCACGCTTTGCAAAGGCAATTTCCTGGTGCTCACCGCCGATTTCGGCAATGGTACCTATCTGTGGCAGGATGGTTCCGACCAGGCGACCTATTATGTCACCCAGCCCGGCAATTATTCCGTACAGGCCAAAATAGGCCGCTGTGAAGCTTCAGACGCCATTCGAGTAAGCTATGTGGATACCTTGCGGGCCAACCTGGGACCCGATAAATTACTCTGTCAGGAGGAGACGCTCCAGCTGCAGCCAACAGGTATCGGCGGCGCTGCTTTCAAGTGGCAGGACAGTACCAGCGTGCCGGTATACAACGTCACCCGGCCCGGTATTTATGCGATTGTTGCCCACAATGCCTGTGGTAAGAGTGTGGATTCCGTGCAGATCAGCTACCAGGACTGTGCCTGTACCATGCACTTCCCGACGGCCTTCACGCCCAACGGTGATGGCAGAAATGACTATTTCCGGCCCATATTCCGGTGTCCCGTATACCAATATACGTTGAGTATCTACAACCGCTGGGGAGAAAGGGTATTTTTCACTACCGATCCAAAAGTAGGCTGGACCGGCAAAGTATACGGGCAGGCCATTGACGCCGTTACGTTTGTCTGGATCGTGGACTACCGGG
Coding sequences within:
- a CDS encoding alpha-L-fucosidase is translated as MKRLLVLGACITQLYATSYAQKPTFPENKEKMQWFADAKLGIFIHWGIYSVKGIDESWSFHNKKIAYPDYMQQLKGFTASNYDPQAWADLIKASGARYAVMTTKHHDGVALWNTSFGKLDVVKSTPAKKDVLTPLYAALRKDSIKCGAYFSLIDWSYKDYPQFLKDSSRYDIKAQPARWQRFLDYYEGQMKEVMTKFNPDLWWFDGDWEHSAQEWEAPKMRNMLTTHNPNTIINGRLQGYGDYDTPEQNFPVTRPHAKWWELCMTVNDNWGWQPQDTNWKTPFEVISIFVDAVSNGGNLLLDIGPKADGTIPAEQVTVLQELGAWNQRNGEGIFNTIGGIPQGHFYGPTTLSKDSTTLYLFLPGKTSGQVVIKGLDNKITSISTLGTGTPLSHKIVGKISWSPVPGLVYIQVPENVQDKYVTVLKVKLDKPVKLYRGKGGYLTNDNE
- a CDS encoding gliding motility-associated C-terminal domain-containing protein, coding for MSAILLCCAMFFTASAGGRATAFTPSSTCVNDTIYFSIPAPAGIDSVKWYFGDPLSAEKDSSKKIYPYHIYTQTGTYTIRLVAWRNGKPDTTIQDIAIVSPVLYDLGPQDITLCEGNTMTLEAPVIPGATYLWQDNSTGSSILVDTASTYKVKINGCLLRDSVNVFYTPIPVIDLGPDLVLCTGEHIALDATAQNCTYQWNTGNTSPTQDVTTSGTYHVNVYPKGCAPITDEVTITFTGSPLPFTLGPDTLLCPGESITLAPKAPGATKWTWSTGATKPSVTIRSEGNVWALVEINHTCSVVDTVFVNYNRLKKLNLGNDTTLCKGNFLVLTADFGNGTYLWQDGSDQATYYVTQPGNYSVQAKIGRCEASDAIRVSYVDTLRANLGPDKLLCQEETLQLQPTGIGGAAFKWQDSTSVPVYNVTRPGIYAIVAHNACGKSVDSVQISYQDCACTMHFPTAFTPNGDGRNDYFRPIFRCPVYQYTLSIYNRWGERVFFTTDPKVGWTGKVYGQAIDAVTFVWIVDYREVNTNLVVHKTGTVTAIY
- the lipB gene encoding lipoyl(octanoyl) transferase LipB, producing MNKQQIVVKDLGIIDYQQAWDYQEQLLRENVQLKSQAVGQHPKPTTNYLLFCEHPPVYTLGKSGHMENLLLDEQELAARGIGFVPTNRGGDITFHGPGQIVGYPILDLENFFTDIGKYLRCLEEVIIRTLADYGVTGDRSQGETGVWLDPHNKLAARKICAMGVRCSRWVTMHGFALNVNTPMDYFSNIIPCGIADKKVASLNLEVGREVPVEEVKARLSKHFAEVFDAEMI
- a CDS encoding RluA family pseudouridine synthase — protein: MAEELLELEDELENGDGSEELYEKINMVVDKGQEPIRIDKFLTYRIEGATRNKIQQALDGELVIVNDKPVKANYKIKPQDKIVVYSNRNPESTEIIPQELPLNIVYEDEDVMIIDKPAGLVVHPGCGNRDGTLVNGLSWYLGDKTQATEPEIPRFGLVHRIDKNTSGLLVIAKSDKAMNDLAKQFFDHTVHRRYIALTWGNFEEDEGTVIAHVGRHQRLRKIMDAYPDGEYGKEAITHYRVLERFNYVSLVECRLETGRTHQIRVHMQHIGHSLFNDETYGGNRIVKGTIYTKYKQFVENCFDIMPRHALHAQQLGFIHPRTRQQMYFESPMPADFTSVLEKWRRYVAARPLDVE
- a CDS encoding 1-aminocyclopropane-1-carboxylate deaminase/D-cysteine desulfhydrase, which encodes MLFSYQQITLDTFHTSWLPEGLEAALLRLDQLHPAISGNKWFKLKYNLAAAKAAGATRIVTFGGAYSNHIAATAVACKMAGFAATGIIRGEQPAIPGHTLQQAAAHGMELVFVSREDYKNKYDPSQWYYHQADTLVIPEGGHNAAGAQGCEEILTIHPTAGYTHILCAAGTGTTLAGLINQAAPSQQVIGIPVLKGAQFLEKDISDLLRPDHTAQWRLLYDHHGGGYAKISPGLIDFINTFYQETGIPTDIIYTGKLLLAFRELVQQGYFPDNSRVLLIHTGGLQGNLSLAPGTLAF